ACCGAAATGGCAAGAGAGATGAACGAGCGATATTTTATGGTCCTTAAAGATCTGTTGTATGGGTTCAGAGAGATAAAGATGAATGTAAACAGAAATGAAAATTTATATAATGTATTATACAACAACAGGGCAGGCGTACGCGATATTTCATCAAAAAACGGATTGCGCTATCTGGCCAATGAACTCATCGGAAGGTATAGCTGGTATATTGTCATCGGACTGGTGATTTTTTGGTATCCAGTTGTGTTTGAATTTGATCAAAAAACAGTAGCTGTATTTGTTTCAACAGCCCTGATGATGGTTGGTCCTGTTAATTCCGTTGTAACGATGATACCCTATTTTACCAATGCCAAAGTTGCACAGCGCAGGCTGAATTATTTTGACGCATCGGTCGCAGAACGCTTTGTTCCCGAAGAATTATCCGTACAACAACGGTATAAACAGGAAGCCTTCGAAACACTGGAAATCGAAAATGTAAAATTCCACTATTCAGGCGGTAATGATAGCGGGTTTTCGCTGGGACCGCTTAATCTCCGGATATCCAGGGGTGATATCGTATTTGTAACCGGCGGCAACGGAAGCGGGAAGAGTACACTGATCAATTTGCTTACCGGCTTATTTATGCCTGATGAGGGGGCCGTGAAGGTGAATGGGAGGAAATTGGAAAGGGAAGACCTGATGGCATACAGGCACTTGTTTTCTACGGTATTCATCGATCCGCATTTGTTCCATGTGCATCTGGAAGATTTTGATTTTCATGATACGACGTTTCAGGAATGGCTCCATGTAATGAAGATAAATAAAACGCTTCGGGTTGACTATGAGAATAATAAGATTAACACGGGTCTTTCCAAAGGACAACAAAAGCGCCTGGCGCTCATATTTGCCCTAATGGAGAAGCGGCAGATATTGGTACTAGATGAATGGGCTGCAGAACAGGATCCGGCTTTCAGGCATTTTTTTTATACAACGCTGCTGCCATTGCTGAAAGAACGCGGTATCACGCAGATTGTAGTGACGCACGATGATCACTATTTTTCAGTGGCAGATCATGTCGTGAAACTGAATTATGGAATGATAGAAACCAGTACTGCTGATAACACCGCAGGGATACCCTTCAAAAATAACTTCTGATGTCAAACAAAATTTTTCCACTCACGTCCTCCCAGCAGGATATTTTTTATGAGCAGTGTATGTTCCAGCATTTACCCGTCTATAACATAGGTGGTGTAATTGACATGCCCGGCGTAATTGACGTTGTGGCCTTCCGGGATGCATGTCACCTGCTGATTTCTTCCAATGAAAGCATGCGTTGTGGGTTGGTGATACAGAATGATATCCCCATGATGGAACTGGCAGAGGAATTCTCTTTACCTTTTAGTTATTACAACTATGCTGATAGTCCGGAGCAGGTGGATACCTTTATCAAGGACGACTTTTCGCAGCCTTTCGATCTGATGACTGACCGGCTGTTGTGTAAGTTCGTATTGTTCCGCTTGGCAGAGGATAAATATAAATGTTACTTTAAATGTCATCATATTGTGGCGGACGGATGGGCTACCGGTCTTTTATTTAAGCAACTGACAGTATGCTACAAAAACATACTGGCTGGGACCAATGCAGTTGTGTACAAGGGTAGCAGCCTGGATTCGTATGTCCGGGAAGATCAGGCGTACATAGGGAGTGATTTGTATGAGACGGATGCCACCTACTGGCGCAAAAAGTTTTCGGATTATGTTGAGGATGAACCGTTGTTCCAGGTCCGTGGGAGTTTGGATACTGCAGTGAACAGGGTCACACTGTCACAGCGTTGTGGCTCCGGTCTTTCCGTCCTTTGTAAAAAATATGATGTGTCGCCACTTCATATTGTACTGGCTGCAGTATACATCACTTTGTTCAAAATTACCGACCGAAATGAGATGGTGATCGGCGTACCGGTTCTTAACCGTTCCGGGAGCAAATCCAGGAATACCACTGCTTTATTCATGAAAGTGACACCGTTGTTGATGAAGATCACTGGTGAACAGACTATATGTGACCTGGTGTTGGCGATTAAAGATGGGCTCCGGCAGGATTTTAGACATGCAAAATATCCGGTGAGCAAGATGCTCACGAACATGGCCGGTGGGTTGAATGAACCATATTTGTTTGATGTGCTGGTTTCCTATGAAAAACATGCGTTTGGTTACAGCTTCGGTGACTTTGAGACTTCTGTATCTCCATTGATACAGACGTCGGCCAGAGCTGCATTGTCGTTGTTTGTGCATAAAGTAGACGGGGAGCAGTTGGTGTTTGATGTTGCTTCTAATATTGAATTGTTCGGAAACAATGATACGATCGCCGGATATCTGGAAAAATGCCTTGAAAATATCATTTTTTCAGAAGATCCTGTTGTAAAATCAGTAGACATAATGGACCTGCATGTGAAAAACCGGTTGTTGTACAACTGGGGGAGCGGGCAGGTAGTAGGTTTGGGAAATGCGGTATTGCCGGATCTGTTTCAGAAACAGGTGGATGCCACGCCAGAGGCTCTAGCTCTCCTGTCGACCAATCTGAGCCTGAAATACAATGAGGTGGACCGTTTAAGCAATGCTGTCGCCAATCTGCTGAGAAGCCAATACCAGCTTAAGCCAGGCAGCCTGGTGGCAGTGTCTTTGAACAGGTCCATCTACTTCACTGTGACCATAATGGCAATATGGAAAGCTGGTTGCGCATACCTGCCTCTTGATCCGTCAGTGCCGGAGGACCGTAATACCTATATTCTTGGAGACAGCGGTGCTGAAATGCTGATTACTGACGATATAGGCGGACGAGTTGCCGGTTATTTTCACATGCCGGTGGTTTCCATACAGCAGCTGACAGAACAGGCGGACGACGGAGGGGCTCCCAATATCACTGTTGATCAGGCAATGCTTGCTTATGTAATATACACCTCTGGTTCTACCGGGCTGCCTAAGGGCGTAGAAATATCGCACAGAGCGTTGGTAAATTTTATGCGTAGCATGCTTTTGTGTCCCGGTTTGTCTGGAGGCTCTATGTTGCTCTCTATTACCACCTATTCCTTTGATATTTCTATTCTTGAACTTTTTTGGCCATTGCTATGCGGAGGCTGTGTTTTTATGGCAGATTCCGATACAGTAAAGGATCCTGAGCTGATAGTGTCCCTGATGGAAGCTGTGAAACCTGATATTATGCAGGCTACGCCCACGATGTGGAAAATGATCCTGGAAGCTGGCTGGAAGGGCGATTCCCGCTTGATGTTGTTGTGCGGGGGGGAAAAGCTGGAGCATTCGCTTGGAAAAGAGCTATTGGCAAAATGTCGCAGTCTGTGGAATATGTATGGTCCGACAGAAACAACTATCTGGTCGACACTGCGTCATATTGACGATGAGAATATTATCAGCAATATAGGAAGGCCGTTTGCCAACACGCAGGTATATGTCTTAAACGAAAACCGGCAATTGTTACCGCCGGGATTTACTGGTGAGATATTCATAGCTGGAGAAGGACTGGCGATAGGGTACAGGAGCCGGCCCGAACTCACGGTAGATCGGTTTGTACCTGATCCGTTCGTTCCTTCAAAGCTGATGTATGCGACGGGAGATTTAGGGAAATGGTCACCAGATGGCGAACTCGGTATTATCGGACGCAGAGACGGGCAGATAAAGATCCGCGGTTTTCGCATTGAGACCGGTGAGATAGAATACTGGCTTAACCGGCTGCCGTTTGTTTCGATGGCCGTGGTAGTGCCGGAAAGCGGTGATAACGGCGATGTCAAGCTAGTGGCCTGCTACACTATAAAACAGGATTTCTCCGGTCCCATCGGTACAAACGATATAATCAGGTTCCTGGTGGAGAGGCTGCCGGGGTATATGGTTCCGGAACGTTTCGTTTGCCTGCAGGCTTTCCCTCTGACACCGAACGGGAAAATCGACAGGAAAGCCCTGAAAGGTGCTGTGCCTGACCTGAAGACATCCGATATTTCATCCCATTTAGGAGAATCATCTCGCTATGGGAAAATGATCAGATTGTGGAAAGCGTTTTTTCAAACCGAAGCTGTCGGAGAAAACAGCGACTTTTTCAGGCTGGGAGGAAATTCATTGCGTGCTATCCAGCTGGTTTCCGCTATCAGGAAGGAATATGGCCTTACATGTAGTTTTGCAGCGATTTTCCGGTGTCGTTCCCTTGCGGCGATTACAGATGAGGTGCTTGCCGGCAATGTGGCGTTGCCGCAAACGATTCCGGTTGCTCCATTGCTGCCATATTATCCGCTTACCTATATGCAAATGGGTATCTGGTTAAGGGCCCAAAAAGGAGATGGCAGTTTTGCCTATCATATGTCAGCCCTGGTGAAAGTAAAAGGGAAGATGGATATTCCCCGTTTTGTCGAGGCGCTGAAAATCATGAAACGAAGACATATAGCACTCAGGACGCAGTTTGGCATTGACGGTGATAAGCCGGTGCAATATTTTCAGCCTGCTGATAATGATAACCTGTCATTTAATTATTTTGACGCGGTGGCGGAACCCGAAAAGTCGGCGGCAATTGTACAGGCAACCACGGAGACTGCTCTGGACTTGCAGTCGTCTCCACCCTGGAGGGTTTCCATTGTAAGGGCCGCTGAAGAGGAATATGTGGTGATTGCATGTTTTCATCATATCATCATTGACGGGTATTCGGTTAATCTGTTCGTCAGGGAGCTGGGGGATGTATACAACCAGCTGATGGAGGGCGCAGTGTCTTATCCGGACAAGGCAACCATCACGTTTAGGGATTATGTTAGCTGGCGGGCTTTACTGCCCATTTCAGAAAGCCCGGTGTTGCCTGGCCTGATTCTAAAATATGATAAACCGGTAATATCTTCATTAGCCCCGCTGGCGCAAATAAGCTTAAAGCTGGATGCAGATCATTTTGGAAAATACCGGCAGCTGATAACGGAGGCGGGAGTGACGCCCTATGTAATGGTATTAGCCTTATCGGCAATAGTATGCAGCAGCACCAGTGGAGAGACAATGTTTTCTCTGGGAGGGCCCGGATGGGGACGCAGTGGACTGGGGCTCGAGCATGAAGTGGGTATTTTCATTGAGATGTTAGAGATTCCTTTTAATCTCAATCGCGAAACATCTTTTATCACCTGGCTGCGCGAACAACAGGACCTGATGATCAGGTACGCGGACAGTAATACGTTTAGATTGAGGCCACAGGTGACGGATATAGTAGTGTCTCACGAACTTTCGTCAGATATGACGATAGCATCAGACTGGCTGAACGGAGCAGTGTCTGAATTTATACCGCTACCTGTTAAGGTTGCTAAGTTCGCACTGAGTCTTAATTACGTGGAGACTGATAATACGCTGACGGTTAATGCCGATTTTAACAGCCAGTTATTTGAAAACGAGACCATCTGGACCCTTTTGAGTAAGTTTCCTGTTTTACTTGACCTTCTCCACCAACACCCTGATACCAGCATTGATCAGCTTGGGAAGAGGTTGCACCGGTTTATATTGTCAAAGCGACCGAGAAGAAAAATAAATTTTGTACCTGATAACAAACGAACGTTATGAAAATAATACAGAGCTTCTGGACAAAACCTTTCCTGCGGTCAGGGGATTTACTGACGGATGCCCGGCTGAACGGTGGGTGGCCGCATCGCCGGTTCAATTACTACAGTATAGCATTGAGTTATCATCACCTCCGAAAATTTTATGACGAAGTAGAGCTGGTTACTGACAGCATTGGATATGAGTTGCTTATTGAAAAACTGCGGTTGGCTTACAACAAGGTAAGTGTTGAATTGGACCATTTGGATGATTATGAGCCCGGGTTGTGGGCATTAGGAAAGATTTATGCGTACCGGATGCAGGAAAGCCCTTTTCTGCATGTTGATAATGATATCTTTATTAATCGCCCCTTTGGCTCTGTTGTTAGTGAGGCAGCATTGGTGGCCCAAAATAAGCAGGCCAGTACTCCGCACTATTCTACCACCTTTCGTGATATATGCAAGAGATTTCCCTATGTGCCTGGTTACCTGAAGAAAATTGAAGAGTTGCCCTTCGTTCCCTGCGTGAACGCCGGTATTTTAGGAGGAAGCAATATTGCCTTTTTTCGTCAATACACTGAAGAAGTGTTTGAATTCATCAATAGGAACCATGACTTTATCAGTGGACATATGGATCAATTCAACAGTGCTTTTGTGAATGTAGTGTTCGAGCAGGTTTTGTTTTACTCGTTGTCCAGGGAGGCGGGGGTGGATATTGACTATTTGTTCCCGGATCATAATGATAATCCGCCATCCATTGGTTATTTGCACGAGATGGATTGTCATCAGGGGTATGCCCACGCCCTGGGTGATTATAAAAAGCTGCGAATGGTGTATAAAATGGTGGAGCATGAACTTAGCACCGGGTATCCGGAGTCGTTCAGCAGAATTAATGACTTATTATCTGTTCTGGAATTATAATGTAATTCAATCGAGCCATGAATAAACATGAAACTATAGCGTATTGTCAAAATATCTTTGAGAGGCTGAGTACCGCGAATGTGAAACCTTTTGGTAGCGGGCCTCTGGGGAATAGCCTTGTCAAAGGGAGCGCAGGTAGCCTTATCTTTTTATTGCAGTTGTATGATGTTGCCCAATCCCCGACGGTATTGTATTATATTTTAGAGGAAGCCCGAAGGACAGGGGAGGAGTTCGGGCAACATAAAACGCTTAACTATTCACTGGGATACGGAAAGATGGGAAACGTTTACCTCTACCTGCAATTATACCGGCGCCTTGACGACCGTCGTTGGTTAGATGAAGCGACAAAAGTAGTGTGGGAGTTTGCAGAGTCGCATGGAATATGTTTCGCGCTCCAGAATGGGTGCGGCATCAATAAAGGTACTTCAGGAGTACTGTTGGTGCTATTGGAACTTTATCATTATACAGGGGAGAATTGGTTGTACGATGCTATCCGTGAGTGTATAGGAAGCATTATGCAGAAAATGGATGTCAGAGGGGCCTGGCCAACATGGAGGGATCAGCAACATACCGGTGAATGCCGGGAATGGATTTCGGCAAGAAATGCTGTTGCAACGACATTCATCAGTATAGCAGATTCTTTTTCTATTGAACACCTTTCTGCATTTGTAAGAACCAATTTGGCTGATCTTGCAGACGGTAGATCGTTGGCTGCGGCCTTGTACAAAGAAATGGAGGAAGCCGGTATAAAAGGCCCGCCGGCAGGTATGATATGTCTGAAGGCATATGAATTATCGTCAGACCCGGCATACCTTTATTCCCTAGATAACATCATAGCAGAGTTGTTGGAACAGTTCGGCGGAAAAATGGAGCAGGATGATTTTACGATGGAAACGGGACTGTGTGGCTTGGGGTATTTGTTGCTGAGACGTTTGTCGCCAGCGGGGGCTGTCCAGCCGGATTTTTTTCTTCCAATGAAAGTATACAGCGTTAACGTACCTGGCGCTCGTTTACCTTTTCCGGATGAGGATGAATTTCAGCACATAATACTGGGCGGTCTGTTCCGGAATTCCTATAAAAACTGTACAGAGGAGGAAAAAGAACGGATCAGGGAAAAGGTATTTAAACCAGGTAGTATACTGAACGTGCATAATTTTGATGTTTTGGAGACAGAAGAAAAACTTCGCGTGGACCTTGCATTGATGAAATCTGCAGCGGTATTAAAGGGAGGCAGTGCCGAATCTGAAATGGCAGAGGTGCTGGCGATCTCCGAAGTTGTACGGAAAGACCGGGAAACGGTTATGAGCCTGCCCATTACCGTTTCATCTGAAGTGATCATAACCACCCTTCCAGCGGCCGACGCTAACCCGGATATGGAGAATTTTTTGGCTACCTATGGAGTCGGCTCTTTTGCCTGCCGGATTGACAGTATGGGAAGCCTCGATGTGAAGCCTCTTAATTTATCAAAAATAGTTTTCGATTATCTGGGAGACTGCGGAACGGGGAACGACATCAGTGCCGGCATTTGCCAGTTCGTAGCTTCACAGCCGGCACCCGCCAGGGCACTTATCTGTAAGTATTTGAGGGCGCAGGAGCCTTTTTTGGAGCAATATATTAATGAAATGGTGTTTCAAGCGATTAAATTTTATCTGACAGAAGGAGTATTTGTATTGTTGCAACGCGAAGAATCCTTATTTTCGGATAAAAATACCCTTATTCCCAAATCAATTCAACTTAGTAATGAAGCTTAGCATTCAATCTTCCAGACTGTTAATCCGCGATTTTTCAAAAAATGACTGGGAAGATTTACATCGGTTGTATATGATGCCTGAAACGGTAAAATACAATCCAAGTGGTTATCCGGAGAGTGAATCCGCAACGGAGAAACTGGTGGCAGAGTGGTCGGAACAACCGGCAGCCGCTCACCGGGAGGAGTATACCGTGGCGGTCATAGAAAAGGCGGAGGGTGGTTTTGTGGGAGTTATTTCACTGGATCTGGGTGACGCCAAATATAGAAAAGCAGAAATCTGGTATAAGCTTTTACCGGAATACTGGGGAAAAGGCTACGCTACAGAGGCTGTAAGCAGTATGCTTGCTTTCGGATTTGGGACATTGAAATTGCATAGAATAGAATGTGGCTGCAGTATCCATAACACGGGCTCATACCGTGTGATGGAGAAGGTGGGTATGACACGTGAAGGTGTTAAGCGGAAGGTGCTGCCGTTGGAAGATGGATGGCACGATGCATATATTTATGGCATTTTGGCGTCGGAGTTTGCCAGGACAGGGGAATAACCGGGCCAAGGAAAACTGACAGAACCCGGCAGCTTGCCGGGCGTTCTATAAATGGTAACAGCCATGGCTTCATCCGCTAATAGCAAATGAAGCCGCGGCTGTTGTGTTATTGATACAACCGTCTTTCTCTTAAATACCGCAGCCACTGCTCCGGCAGACCAGTTGTATACCGTTGGCTTGTTTATACTTTGACAGCAACAGATCGAAACCAGTATTTTCGACCACTCTTTCTAACTTGTCAAAATCGCCCCAGCGCGTTTATCCGTACCCATGCCCAACGGGGAAGCTTACCCATTTTCGAGATGGCAGCCGTTTCCTAGCATCGTGTGCCCGAGGCATGATTGGTAACTGTTTGTTGAGGCTATGAAAGGAAGTGGCGTCCTTGTAATCGCAGACAAAGAATAGGGCCTGCAGGTGGCGCCGGTAGATTTTATCAGTTCATATGCCAGCCGGACGGCTGCCTCACTGTCAGCTTTGAAGTCCACATCTATCATAGTATGGTCCTCTGTTGGCAACGTAACTTAGCTAATCTACCTGAACAAGGGGAATGAAAGTTGCAAGCTTTCGTTTTAACTGAGAATCCTTGAATGGTTTAGGCAAAAATGCATCTACGCCGGCCTCAAAACACCGTTGTATCTGCTCAAACTCAGCTGAGGATATAATAATTATTGGAGTTTTGTTGAGAATGCTGTTAGTCTTGAATTCATTGATTAGATCCAATGTATTAAAGTTATTCTTTAGATTAAAATCTAATATAATTACGTCGGGAAGCTCTTTAACTGCGACAATAACAGCCTCCTCTGGTGAGGCGGCGCCCACTGGCTGACAGCCAAATCTGGTTACCGATCTCATGGTTATATCCCTAAGAAAATCCGAATCTTCGATCACGAGTATTTTTTGACCGTTGAATCTGAAATTTGAAAAATTGATAAAAGATTTTATTTCTTCATCAGTTGGAATTGTCAGGGGAATAGAGACTGTAAACTTGGCCCCCTTTCCTTCTTTACTATGTAACGTAATTGTACCATTTAGTTGTTGGACTAGTTTTTTGGCAAGCGCCAGGCCAACCCCTGTACTCATTATGCCAACGGAAGATTCGCCGCTCGTAAAGAACGCTTCGAATATTTTATTCTGCTTATCTTCTGGTATTCCAGGACCATTGTCTTTAACGCTAATAATTAGTCTTGAATCCGAGTTACGGACATTCACATAGATATCCGTTTTTTCAAACGAAAATTTAATTGCATTAACAATTAAATTCGTTACGATGTGGTTAACTTTAATTCTGTCAGTTATTATATATTGTGGAGTGTTTTCATTAATATTAAGAATCAGGGTTGCGTTCTTTTGTAAGGCCTTATGCCCATAAAGCCTAATCAGGTCTGTAGCCCAGGAATGAACATCCATGGTCTCATTGTTAATTGCTCTTTCTCCTTCTTTCTCATATCTCGCCCATGTAAGGATAGTTGAGCATTGATCTGCAATCACCGAGCCTGCAGTAGTCAACCGCCATAGGTCGTCTAATAGGATATCCATGCGGGTAATACCTTCAATGTTGTCGACCCTTTGAATATAGTTACTTACTGTTTGAGTAATTATGTGAGCTGGATTGCTGATTTCATGAGTTACCTCATTCAAAAGCATTGAGGTAGCTTTTTCCGCTTTCAGATACTTTTCCGTTTTAGAGGCAATCTCCATTTCAGTCAGCCTGGCCTGTTGTACGCTCCGTTGTATAAAAAAGAACATTAAGGTTACGCCCAGCGTGGTAACAGAAGCGTAGATTGTCCAACGTACTAAATTCACCTGGGAGGTTGTTATTGGCCATTCAGGAATGTACTTATGCTGGTAATTCAATTCCAGTAGCACAATTGTGATTACTGACATTACCATTGCCACAATGCGATATGCATTCGTTTTAAACACAAGATACGCTGCAACCAAAAGGTAAAGGGTTAAAATTCCTGCATGGGAATTTTCGCCAAACTTGGCGCCAAAATAAAGAACAGAAAGGCAATGCGTCACGTACATTAAAAAAGCTGCGGGATCGTATGCCCGTCGTTTATTCAAACACAACACAACAACGAATAGGAGATCTTCACCCAGAGAAGGAATTAACACCCCTCTGATATCTGTTGCAACATAAATCACAAAATTAGCTACCAAACCTACACCGATATTGATTAGTGCCATTACATTGATGGTACGGATTATGGTCTTCCTAAACGAAATTGGTTGACCTTCAACTCCAAAATCGATAATTTTTTGGGTAATTGTCTTGAGACGCATATTTGGACAATGTTTTGGTGGGCTAGCAAATAAACTGACTCCAGTTCTAAGAAAATTAGGACCTTAACTATCAGATATATAAATATAATTTACGATTATATGCGACTTGGAAATGTTAACAGAATGTTAATTTGCGAGTTTCGCAATTTTCCCTAGCACCCTATTTCATATATTATATATCAAATAAATAAATTTAATTTTATATGCTGTCACTTTTATATCCCGAAACATGGACGACCTCAAAATTAAAGCAGGGGGTACATTTTGATCCGAATTTTACCACATATTTTGGCCATCGTGGATCTTGGCAGGTATACGACTATTCGAACGTTAAACGAGTACTCACCGATCATACAATCTTCGGCAACCAATATACTCCTCGTGTAGAAAATAACCCGTTGGCTGAAAATTTAAATCAGGCAGATCCTCCTCAACATACCAGATTGAGGGCATTTATGACGAAAACTTTTACACCCAGTTTGGTTAAAGCAATGGAACCATCAATACACATCGCCGCATCCGATTTACTGAACAATATTGATGATCACGAAACAGACTTTGTAAGTGGCTTTTCGGCCAATTTACCTGTCAATATTATCTCCCAGGTATTGGGAATCACAAGTTCCGATTTTTCGCAGGTTGCCAAGTGGGTCGATGCTGTTTCTGCCGTGCCGACTCCAGATACATTAGCTTCGTACTACCAATGCCAAACCGAAATTATGGAATTTCTTCTGAAAGAAGTGCGAAAGAAAAGAGAGAAACAGAATAACTTGATTTCACAATGGCAACAAACAGAAATAGCAGGCGAGTACTTAAATGAAATGGAAATAGTCCTGTTTTGTATAAATCTATATCTCGGAGGCTCAGGTACGCTTGGTGGCCTACTCGAGTTAGCTATATTCACGTTATCTGAAAAACCAGAACTTCAAGACCAACTTTATCAAAATTCTAACTTAATCCCTGCCTTCATTGAGGAACTACTTCGGTTCAGACCCCCAGTTCCTACGATGTATCGCATCGTTAAGGAAGAAACGATGATTGGCGACCAGACGTTAAAAAAGGGGGAAATTGTGACCGCCTGGATTGCAACAGCCAATCGGGATGAACTTGTGTTTGATTCGCCTCATACTTTCAATTTGGCAAGAAAAACTGCATCACAACATTTGGCTTTAGGCCATGGTATCCATTTTTGTTCTGGAGCACATTTGGTGCGTACAGAAGCTAGGATTTCGCTTGAAATAATTTTACAGAATTTAAAGGATGTTAAGGTAGTCGGATCTCCGACATTGAAAAATAGTGTTTTGGCAAGTACTTTCACACAACTACCGATACGTTATAATAAACGCTTACAGTAAAAACATAAATCGCCAAAATTCAATGTGCTATCTATGTGTAACTCTAAGACAGTCGAAAAAGAATATACTTTTTCATTGTATTGTCAATATACCATATTATTCTGCTAGTTGGTATCTCCATAAAACTGTGTCAAAGGATTCAACTGAATACCTTTAACACAGTTTGCTTTTGGCGGTAAGCCTAGGAAAATGTGTGACTATTTTTTAGGACTTTTGTGTCTCAACTCTTCAATCTCTTTGCGAAGAGATTCAATTAATTCATCTTTCAGTTTCAATTCCCGTTCCATATATGCGAGTAATTTATCCGCATAGTTGAAAGTAGGCTGAAATTGGTAAGTAGCCTGATTTGATGAGTCATGAGTGGTGATTGTAAAATCGTTTGAAATAAACTGTACCATTGCCTCTTCTGAATAGTTTTTAATTGCATCAGCAGAAACGTCCATAATTTCAGCAATCTGGTCTAACAGTTTATCGTCAATAGTGTCCTTCTGTAGCAAACGAGAAACCTGTTGTTGACTTATTTCCAGACCTGTGGCTAAAGTGTCTTGCTTTATGTCTAGGGCATTCATAAGTCTTCTAACGTTATTGCCTATATGTGGTTTTTTTACAGTATGCATGTTAAATATTTCTGTTTACAAATATATAAATAATTGGTGAAGGTGCGTTAGGTGTAATTTACGTAGAATTCCGTGTAAATTACACTCCAATTGAGTAGAAT
This sequence is a window from Chitinophaga varians. Protein-coding genes within it:
- a CDS encoding cyclic peptide export ABC transporter, with the translated sequence MFRLSGKNKVKVVFYIISLAMANGAVSVGLLVFIDHAVRGAGAQKDSYHWGLFMLLILLSVLISTAAQRIVIRLTNNLLFEYEMEILNKFRKAGYLQYLETGTERVYAAIEDTRLMGFIPTVFTNTLNAGISIACCIGYFFLLSSRGAVVILVVMFVLLLFYFLQNKNTTRHTEMAREMNERYFMVLKDLLYGFREIKMNVNRNENLYNVLYNNRAGVRDISSKNGLRYLANELIGRYSWYIVIGLVIFWYPVVFEFDQKTVAVFVSTALMMVGPVNSVVTMIPYFTNAKVAQRRLNYFDASVAERFVPEELSVQQRYKQEAFETLEIENVKFHYSGGNDSGFSLGPLNLRISRGDIVFVTGGNGSGKSTLINLLTGLFMPDEGAVKVNGRKLEREDLMAYRHLFSTVFIDPHLFHVHLEDFDFHDTTFQEWLHVMKINKTLRVDYENNKINTGLSKGQQKRLALIFALMEKRQILVLDEWAAEQDPAFRHFFYTTLLPLLKERGITQIVVTHDDHYFSVADHVVKLNYGMIETSTADNTAGIPFKNNF
- a CDS encoding non-ribosomal peptide synthetase — protein: MSNKIFPLTSSQQDIFYEQCMFQHLPVYNIGGVIDMPGVIDVVAFRDACHLLISSNESMRCGLVIQNDIPMMELAEEFSLPFSYYNYADSPEQVDTFIKDDFSQPFDLMTDRLLCKFVLFRLAEDKYKCYFKCHHIVADGWATGLLFKQLTVCYKNILAGTNAVVYKGSSLDSYVREDQAYIGSDLYETDATYWRKKFSDYVEDEPLFQVRGSLDTAVNRVTLSQRCGSGLSVLCKKYDVSPLHIVLAAVYITLFKITDRNEMVIGVPVLNRSGSKSRNTTALFMKVTPLLMKITGEQTICDLVLAIKDGLRQDFRHAKYPVSKMLTNMAGGLNEPYLFDVLVSYEKHAFGYSFGDFETSVSPLIQTSARAALSLFVHKVDGEQLVFDVASNIELFGNNDTIAGYLEKCLENIIFSEDPVVKSVDIMDLHVKNRLLYNWGSGQVVGLGNAVLPDLFQKQVDATPEALALLSTNLSLKYNEVDRLSNAVANLLRSQYQLKPGSLVAVSLNRSIYFTVTIMAIWKAGCAYLPLDPSVPEDRNTYILGDSGAEMLITDDIGGRVAGYFHMPVVSIQQLTEQADDGGAPNITVDQAMLAYVIYTSGSTGLPKGVEISHRALVNFMRSMLLCPGLSGGSMLLSITTYSFDISILELFWPLLCGGCVFMADSDTVKDPELIVSLMEAVKPDIMQATPTMWKMILEAGWKGDSRLMLLCGGEKLEHSLGKELLAKCRSLWNMYGPTETTIWSTLRHIDDENIISNIGRPFANTQVYVLNENRQLLPPGFTGEIFIAGEGLAIGYRSRPELTVDRFVPDPFVPSKLMYATGDLGKWSPDGELGIIGRRDGQIKIRGFRIETGEIEYWLNRLPFVSMAVVVPESGDNGDVKLVACYTIKQDFSGPIGTNDIIRFLVERLPGYMVPERFVCLQAFPLTPNGKIDRKALKGAVPDLKTSDISSHLGESSRYGKMIRLWKAFFQTEAVGENSDFFRLGGNSLRAIQLVSAIRKEYGLTCSFAAIFRCRSLAAITDEVLAGNVALPQTIPVAPLLPYYPLTYMQMGIWLRAQKGDGSFAYHMSALVKVKGKMDIPRFVEALKIMKRRHIALRTQFGIDGDKPVQYFQPADNDNLSFNYFDAVAEPEKSAAIVQATTETALDLQSSPPWRVSIVRAAEEEYVVIACFHHIIIDGYSVNLFVRELGDVYNQLMEGAVSYPDKATITFRDYVSWRALLPISESPVLPGLILKYDKPVISSLAPLAQISLKLDADHFGKYRQLITEAGVTPYVMVLALSAIVCSSTSGETMFSLGGPGWGRSGLGLEHEVGIFIEMLEIPFNLNRETSFITWLREQQDLMIRYADSNTFRLRPQVTDIVVSHELSSDMTIASDWLNGAVSEFIPLPVKVAKFALSLNYVETDNTLTVNADFNSQLFENETIWTLLSKFPVLLDLLHQHPDTSIDQLGKRLHRFILSKRPRRKINFVPDNKRTL
- a CDS encoding DUF6734 family protein, which translates into the protein MKIIQSFWTKPFLRSGDLLTDARLNGGWPHRRFNYYSIALSYHHLRKFYDEVELVTDSIGYELLIEKLRLAYNKVSVELDHLDDYEPGLWALGKIYAYRMQESPFLHVDNDIFINRPFGSVVSEAALVAQNKQASTPHYSTTFRDICKRFPYVPGYLKKIEELPFVPCVNAGILGGSNIAFFRQYTEEVFEFINRNHDFISGHMDQFNSAFVNVVFEQVLFYSLSREAGVDIDYLFPDHNDNPPSIGYLHEMDCHQGYAHALGDYKKLRMVYKMVEHELSTGYPESFSRINDLLSVLEL